From one Mycolicibacterium sp. HK-90 genomic stretch:
- the nusA gene encoding transcription termination factor NusA: MNIDMAALHAIEADKGITVDVVVETIKSALLTAYRHTEGHEPDAHIDIDRKTGVVKVIARQTDADGNVLHEWDDTPEGFGRIAATTARQVILQRLRDAENEKTYGEFAAHEGDIVAGVIQRDARANARGLVVVRMGSETKGSEGVIPSAEQVPGERYEHGDRLRCYVVGVTRGAREPLITLSRTHPNLVRKLFSLEVPEIADGSVEIVAVAREAGHRSKIAVASRVPGLNAKGACIGPMGQRVRNVMSELSGEKIDIIDFDEDPARFVANALSPAKVVSVSVIDEAARAARVIVPDFQLSLAIGKEGQNARLAARLTGWRIDIRSDAAPQPDHDVRPGAVHD, translated from the coding sequence ATGAACATCGACATGGCGGCGCTGCACGCCATCGAAGCGGACAAGGGCATCACCGTCGACGTGGTCGTGGAGACCATCAAGTCGGCGTTGCTCACCGCCTATCGGCATACCGAAGGCCATGAGCCGGATGCCCACATCGACATCGACCGCAAGACCGGTGTCGTCAAGGTGATCGCTCGCCAGACCGATGCCGACGGCAACGTCCTGCACGAATGGGATGACACACCAGAGGGATTCGGTCGCATCGCGGCCACCACCGCCCGGCAGGTGATCCTCCAGCGACTACGGGACGCGGAGAACGAGAAGACCTACGGCGAATTCGCGGCGCACGAGGGCGACATCGTCGCCGGGGTGATCCAGCGCGATGCCCGGGCCAACGCTCGTGGGCTGGTCGTGGTGCGGATGGGCAGCGAGACCAAGGGCTCCGAAGGGGTGATCCCCAGCGCCGAGCAGGTGCCGGGGGAGCGCTACGAGCACGGTGACCGGCTGCGTTGCTACGTCGTCGGTGTCACCCGCGGTGCCCGGGAACCCCTGATCACTCTTTCGCGCACCCATCCGAACCTGGTGCGCAAGCTGTTTTCGCTGGAGGTGCCCGAGATCGCCGACGGATCCGTCGAGATCGTGGCCGTGGCCCGGGAGGCCGGGCACCGGTCCAAGATCGCGGTCGCCTCGCGGGTGCCCGGGCTGAACGCCAAGGGCGCCTGCATCGGCCCGATGGGCCAGCGGGTGCGCAACGTGATGAGCGAGCTCTCCGGCGAGAAGATCGACATCATCGACTTCGACGAGGACCCGGCCCGGTTCGTCGCCAATGCCCTGTCACCGGCCAAGGTGGTGTCGGTATCGGTGATCGACGAGGCCGCCCGGGCGGCCCGGGTGATCGTTCCGGACTTCCAGTTGTCCCTGGCAATCGGGAAAGAAGGACAAAACGCCAGGTTGGCGGCCCGGCTCACGGGCTGGCGAATCGATATCCGCAGCGATGCGGCGCCGCAGCCTGATCACGATGTCCGGCCGGGGGCGGTACACGACTGA
- the rimP gene encoding ribosome maturation factor RimP yields the protein MAPDPTLRSADLPSQTQVIELLDGEFTRAGYEIDDVVVDASARPPRITVIADGDEGLDLDSLAALSRTASELLDQLSPGDTPYVLEVTSPGVDRPLTEAKHFRRARGRKAELTLTDGSLFTGRLGETDGTVVKVVVPEGRELAIREVALVDIAKAVVQVEFSPPNRRELELSGQTGKGAGE from the coding sequence GTGGCACCGGATCCAACGTTGCGGTCTGCGGATTTGCCGTCGCAGACGCAGGTGATCGAGCTACTTGACGGCGAGTTCACGCGCGCCGGTTATGAAATCGACGATGTCGTGGTCGACGCATCGGCTCGCCCGCCCCGCATCACCGTGATCGCCGATGGCGATGAGGGTCTCGATCTCGATTCCCTCGCCGCGCTGTCCCGCACGGCATCGGAGTTGCTCGACCAACTCAGCCCGGGCGACACGCCGTATGTGCTCGAAGTCACCTCACCGGGGGTGGACCGGCCGCTGACCGAGGCCAAGCACTTTCGTCGCGCCCGTGGACGTAAGGCCGAGTTGACGCTGACCGACGGCTCGCTGTTCACCGGCCGGCTGGGGGAGACCGACGGCACCGTCGTGAAAGTCGTGGTGCCGGAGGGCCGGGAGCTGGCGATTCGTGAGGTCGCTCTGGTTGATATCGCCAAAGCTGTTGTCCAAGTGGAGTTTTCGCCTCCGAACCGACGCGAATTGGAACTGTCCGGACAGACCGGGAAGGGGGCCGGGGAATGA
- the infB gene encoding translation initiation factor IF-2, with amino-acid sequence MAAGKARVHELAKELGVTSKELLAKLKEQGEFVKSASSTVEAPVARRLRESFGAKAGGKKPEDKPRPQGASGAAPAAPKPGAPKPAPAKPAAPAAPAVEPQAPAAEAAPVTPARPAAPKPAAPQPPAAAPSAPAAAAPSAPAAPTPGATPGPRPTPGATPGPRPGPASGAPKPAPRAPRVGNNPFSSQQPVERPIPRPQPRPGAPRPGGGPRPSPGNMPPRPAGAGAPGRGGPRPGPRPGGGPRPGGAGGGGRPGGGGGGNYRGGGGAGGGAGAGGGAAAGGFRGRPGGGGGGGRPGQRGGAAGAFGRPGGAPKRGRKSKRAKRAEYENMQAPVVGGVRLPKGNGETIRLARGASLSDFAEKIDANPAALVQALFNLGEMVTATQSVGDDTLELLGSEMNFKVQVVSPEDEDRELLESFDLTYGEDEGGEEDLEQRPPVVTVMGHVDHGKTRLLDTIRNASVREGEAGGITQHIGAYQVEVDLDGTVRPITFIDTPGHEAFTAMRARGAKATDIAILVVAADDGVMPQTVEAINHAQAADVPIVVAVNKIDKEGADPAKIRAQLTEYNLVAEDYGGDTMFVDISAKQGTNIEALLEAVVLTADAALDLRANPDMEAQGVAIEAHLDRGRGPVATVLIQRGTLRVGDSVVAGDAYGRVRRMVDEHGDDVEEALPSRPVQVIGFTSVPGAGDNFLVVDEDRIARQIADRRSARKRNALAARSRKRISLEDLDSALKETSQLNLILKGDNAGTVEALEEALMGIQIDDEVELRVIDRGVGGVTETNVNLASASDAIIIGFNVRAEGKATELANREGVEIRYYSVIYQAIDEIEAALKGMLKPVYEEKELGRAEIRAIFRSSKVGNIAGCLVTSGIMRRNAKARLLRDNTVVAQNLTVSSLKREKDDATEVREGYECGLTLTYSDIKEGDVIETYELVEKVRT; translated from the coding sequence GTGGCAGCAGGTAAGGCCCGTGTACACGAGTTGGCGAAGGAACTCGGTGTCACCAGCAAGGAACTCTTAGCCAAGCTCAAGGAGCAGGGCGAGTTCGTCAAGTCGGCGTCCTCCACGGTGGAGGCGCCGGTCGCGCGTCGGCTGCGCGAATCGTTCGGCGCAAAGGCCGGCGGTAAGAAGCCCGAAGACAAGCCCCGCCCGCAGGGCGCCTCTGGGGCCGCACCTGCGGCACCCAAGCCCGGCGCACCCAAGCCGGCACCGGCCAAGCCCGCCGCGCCGGCAGCCCCGGCGGTCGAACCTCAGGCCCCGGCGGCCGAGGCCGCCCCGGTCACCCCGGCCCGGCCCGCAGCCCCGAAGCCCGCTGCACCGCAGCCTCCGGCGGCCGCACCGAGTGCACCGGCTGCCGCTGCGCCCAGCGCCCCGGCAGCGCCGACTCCGGGTGCCACACCCGGTCCGCGGCCTACCCCCGGTGCCACGCCCGGTCCGCGTCCAGGACCGGCGTCGGGTGCCCCGAAGCCGGCCCCGCGCGCTCCGCGGGTCGGCAACAACCCGTTCTCCTCGCAGCAGCCGGTCGAGCGGCCCATCCCGCGTCCGCAGCCGCGGCCGGGTGCCCCTCGTCCCGGTGGCGGCCCGCGTCCGTCGCCCGGCAACATGCCGCCGCGTCCGGCGGGCGCCGGTGCACCCGGGCGGGGCGGCCCACGCCCCGGTCCGCGTCCCGGTGGCGGCCCCCGTCCCGGCGGTGCCGGTGGTGGCGGTCGTCCCGGCGGTGGCGGCGGCGGTAACTACCGTGGCGGCGGCGGCGCCGGTGGTGGCGCCGGTGCCGGTGGTGGTGCAGCGGCCGGCGGTTTCCGCGGTCGTCCCGGTGGTGGTGGCGGCGGTGGCCGTCCCGGCCAGCGCGGTGGCGCGGCCGGTGCGTTCGGTCGTCCCGGCGGTGCCCCCAAGCGCGGTCGCAAGTCGAAGCGGGCGAAACGCGCCGAATACGAGAACATGCAGGCGCCCGTCGTCGGTGGTGTGCGGTTGCCCAAGGGCAACGGCGAGACCATCCGGCTGGCTCGCGGCGCGTCGCTGAGCGACTTCGCCGAGAAGATCGACGCCAACCCGGCCGCACTGGTCCAGGCGCTGTTCAACCTGGGTGAGATGGTCACCGCGACGCAGTCGGTCGGCGACGACACCCTGGAGCTGCTCGGCAGCGAGATGAACTTCAAGGTTCAGGTCGTCTCGCCCGAGGACGAGGACCGCGAGCTGCTGGAATCCTTCGACCTCACCTATGGCGAGGACGAGGGCGGCGAAGAGGACCTCGAACAGCGCCCGCCGGTGGTCACCGTCATGGGTCACGTCGACCACGGCAAGACCCGACTGCTGGACACCATCCGGAACGCCAGCGTCCGCGAGGGCGAGGCCGGCGGCATCACCCAGCACATCGGCGCCTACCAGGTCGAGGTCGATCTGGACGGCACCGTCCGGCCGATCACCTTCATCGACACCCCGGGTCACGAGGCGTTCACCGCCATGCGTGCCCGTGGTGCCAAGGCCACCGACATCGCGATCCTGGTGGTCGCCGCCGACGACGGCGTCATGCCGCAGACGGTGGAGGCCATCAACCACGCGCAGGCCGCTGACGTGCCGATCGTGGTGGCGGTCAACAAGATCGACAAGGAAGGCGCCGACCCGGCCAAGATCCGGGCACAGCTGACCGAATACAACCTGGTGGCCGAGGACTACGGCGGCGACACCATGTTCGTCGACATCTCCGCCAAGCAGGGCACCAACATCGAGGCGCTGCTGGAAGCGGTCGTGCTGACCGCCGACGCGGCCCTGGACCTGCGGGCCAACCCCGACATGGAGGCCCAGGGTGTGGCCATCGAGGCGCACCTGGACCGCGGTCGTGGTCCGGTGGCCACGGTGCTTATCCAGCGCGGCACGCTGCGCGTGGGCGACTCGGTGGTGGCCGGCGATGCCTATGGCCGCGTCCGCCGCATGGTCGACGAGCACGGCGACGATGTCGAAGAGGCGCTGCCCTCACGTCCGGTCCAGGTCATCGGCTTCACGTCGGTTCCGGGTGCCGGTGACAACTTCCTGGTTGTCGACGAGGACCGCATCGCCCGTCAGATCGCCGACCGCCGCAGCGCGCGCAAGCGCAACGCACTGGCCGCACGCAGCCGCAAGCGGATCAGCCTGGAAGACCTGGATTCGGCGCTGAAGGAAACCAGCCAGCTGAACCTGATCCTCAAGGGTGACAACGCCGGTACGGTCGAGGCCCTCGAGGAGGCCCTGATGGGCATCCAGATCGACGACGAAGTGGAGCTGCGGGTCATCGACCGCGGTGTCGGTGGCGTCACCGAGACCAACGTCAACCTGGCATCGGCCTCGGACGCGATCATCATCGGGTTCAACGTCCGTGCCGAGGGCAAGGCGACCGAGCTGGCCAACCGCGAGGGTGTGGAGATCCGGTACTACTCGGTGATCTACCAGGCCATCGACGAGATCGAGGCTGCGCTCAAGGGCATGCTCAAGCCGGTCTACGAGGAGAAGGAGCTCGGCCGCGCCGAGATCCGGGCGATCTTCCGGTCGTCCAAGGTCGGCAACATCGCGGGCTGCTTGGTCACCTCGGGGATCATGCGTCGCAACGCCAAGGCCCGGCTGCTGCGTGACAACACCGTCGTCGCGCAGAACCTCACGGTGTCCTCGCTCAAGCGCGAGAAGGACGATGCCACCGAGGTGCGCGAGGGTTACGAGTGCGGTCTGACGCTGACCTACTCCGACATCAAGGAAGGCGACGTCATCGAGACGTACGAGCTCGTCGAGAAGGTACGGACATAA
- a CDS encoding proline--tRNA ligase — protein MITRMSELFLRTLRDDPADAEVPSHKLLIRAGYVRPVGPGIYSWLPLGLRVLRRIEKIVREEMNAIGGQEILLPALLPRGAYETTNRWTEYGDTLFRLKDRRGNDYLLGPTHEEIFTLTVKGEYSSYKDFPAILYQVQTKYRDEARPRAGILRGREFVMKDSYSFDVDDDGLKNAYHAHREAYQKIFGRLGVRYVIVSAVSGAMGGSASEEFLAESEVGEDTFVRCLDSGYAANVEAVITRAPAPLPIEGQPAAQVYDTPDTPTIATLVAWANSAELAQFSGREVTAADTLKNVLLKTREPGGDWELLAIGVPGDREVDEKRLGAALEPAEFALLDDADFAKNPFLVKGYVGPKALLDNEVRYLVDPRVVDGTAWITGADAPNKHVVGLVAGRDFTPDGTIEAAEVRDGDPSPDGAGVLTSARGIEIGHIFQLGRKYADAFTADVLGEDGKPVRLTMGSYGIGVSRMVAVIAEQQHDELGLRWPSSVAPFDVHVVVANKDEAARTGGTELAAALDRLGHEVLFDDRKASPGVKFKDAELLGMPWIVVVGRGFADGVVELRNRFTGENREIAVDDAATEISAAISAVG, from the coding sequence GTGATCACCCGTATGTCCGAGCTGTTCCTGCGAACCCTGCGCGACGACCCCGCTGACGCCGAGGTGCCCAGCCACAAGCTGCTGATCCGGGCTGGCTATGTGCGCCCGGTCGGCCCCGGCATCTACAGCTGGCTGCCGCTGGGCCTGCGGGTGCTGCGCCGGATCGAAAAGATCGTGCGGGAAGAGATGAACGCGATCGGCGGTCAGGAGATCCTGCTGCCCGCGCTGCTGCCGCGTGGCGCGTACGAGACCACCAACCGGTGGACCGAGTACGGCGACACCCTGTTCCGGCTGAAGGACCGGCGAGGCAACGACTACCTGCTCGGGCCGACGCACGAGGAGATCTTCACGCTGACGGTCAAGGGGGAGTACTCCTCCTACAAGGACTTCCCGGCGATCCTGTACCAGGTGCAGACGAAGTACCGCGATGAGGCACGGCCGCGCGCGGGCATTCTGCGTGGCCGCGAGTTCGTGATGAAGGACTCGTACTCGTTCGACGTGGACGACGACGGGCTCAAGAACGCCTACCACGCCCATCGCGAGGCGTACCAGAAGATCTTCGGCCGTCTGGGTGTGCGCTACGTGATCGTGTCGGCGGTCTCGGGTGCCATGGGAGGCAGTGCCTCAGAAGAGTTCCTGGCCGAGAGCGAGGTCGGTGAGGACACGTTCGTGCGTTGCCTGGATTCCGGGTACGCCGCCAACGTCGAAGCGGTGATCACCCGGGCGCCGGCGCCGCTGCCCATCGAAGGGCAGCCCGCCGCGCAGGTGTACGACACCCCGGACACCCCGACCATCGCGACCCTGGTCGCCTGGGCCAATTCGGCTGAGCTGGCACAGTTCTCGGGCCGTGAGGTGACCGCCGCCGACACCCTGAAGAACGTTCTGCTCAAGACCCGGGAGCCGGGCGGCGATTGGGAGCTGCTGGCCATCGGCGTGCCGGGTGATCGCGAGGTCGACGAGAAGCGCCTGGGCGCCGCGCTGGAGCCGGCCGAGTTCGCGCTGCTCGACGATGCCGACTTCGCCAAGAACCCGTTCCTGGTCAAGGGCTATGTCGGACCGAAGGCGTTGTTGGACAACGAGGTTCGCTACCTCGTCGATCCGCGAGTCGTGGACGGCACGGCGTGGATCACCGGTGCCGACGCGCCCAACAAGCACGTCGTCGGCCTGGTCGCGGGCCGCGACTTCACGCCCGACGGGACGATCGAGGCGGCCGAGGTTCGCGACGGCGACCCGTCGCCGGACGGTGCCGGCGTGCTGACCTCGGCGCGGGGCATCGAGATCGGCCACATCTTCCAGCTGGGCCGCAAGTACGCCGATGCGTTCACCGCCGACGTGCTCGGTGAGGACGGCAAGCCGGTGCGGTTGACGATGGGCTCCTACGGCATCGGGGTGTCCCGCATGGTCGCGGTGATCGCCGAACAGCAGCACGACGAACTCGGGCTGCGCTGGCCGTCGTCGGTCGCGCCGTTCGACGTGCACGTGGTCGTGGCGAACAAGGACGAAGCCGCGCGAACCGGAGGTACCGAACTCGCCGCCGCCCTGGACCGACTGGGCCACGAGGTGCTGTTCGACGATCGCAAGGCCTCGCCCGGCGTGAAGTTCAAAGACGCCGAACTGCTGGGTATGCCGTGGATCGTGGTGGTCGGCCGCGGTTTCGCCGATGGCGTGGTGGAACTGCGCAACCGGTTCACCGGCGAGAACCGCGAGATCGCCGTCGACGATGCGGCGACCGAGATCTCGGCGGCGATCAGCGCAGTCGGCTGA
- a CDS encoding VOC family protein, whose protein sequence is MNRRQISEAIDSLGWRLVLGAVYTEVLVPSMADAAGAAGHAIRAAGADASQHLSIDIRSDRAVLRLCTRDAGTVTERDLELAREISQSLAARGFELNAGPGAIQAVEIAIDALDIGAVRPFWKAVTGYVDDLGNTDLNAGLVDPFGRGPAIWFQQMDAPRPQRNRIHLDIDVTHDAAPARVEAALAAGGRLVSDRVAPRFWVLADAEGNEACICTWQGRD, encoded by the coding sequence ATGAACCGCCGGCAGATCTCCGAGGCCATCGATTCGCTGGGCTGGCGCCTGGTGCTGGGGGCCGTGTACACCGAGGTGCTCGTGCCGTCGATGGCCGATGCCGCGGGCGCCGCGGGCCACGCCATCCGGGCGGCCGGTGCCGATGCGTCACAGCACCTTTCGATCGACATTCGCAGTGACCGGGCGGTGCTGCGGCTGTGCACCCGCGACGCAGGCACGGTGACCGAGCGGGACCTGGAACTGGCCAGGGAGATATCGCAGAGCTTGGCCGCACGCGGCTTCGAGCTGAACGCCGGGCCCGGCGCGATCCAGGCGGTCGAGATCGCCATCGATGCCCTGGACATCGGAGCCGTCCGCCCGTTCTGGAAAGCCGTCACGGGCTACGTCGACGACCTGGGCAACACCGACCTAAATGCCGGTCTGGTCGATCCGTTCGGCCGTGGTCCCGCGATCTGGTTTCAGCAGATGGATGCGCCGCGACCACAGAGGAATCGGATCCACCTCGACATCGACGTCACCCACGACGCAGCCCCGGCCCGCGTCGAGGCCGCACTGGCGGCAGGCGGCCGCTTGGTCAGCGACCGCGTGGCACCGCGATTCTGGGTACTCGCCGACGCGGAGGGCAACGAGGCCTGCATCTGTACCTGGCAGGGCCGTGACTGA
- a CDS encoding antibiotic biosynthesis monooxygenase translates to MYARSTTVQARPEAIDAGIAHVRDEVMPALLEMDGCVGISLLVDRESGRCIATTAWETEEAMHASAERAAPLRARAAETFGGSATVEEWEIAVLHRDHRTHEGACVRATWAQLDPGQIDGGIEHYKSSVLPAMEDLDGFCSASLMVDRASGRGVSSASFDSREAMERSKDQAGALKTSAIREVGAEELNECEFELALAHLRVPELT, encoded by the coding sequence GTGTACGCACGCTCTACCACTGTCCAGGCGCGACCCGAGGCCATCGATGCCGGTATCGCGCACGTTCGTGACGAGGTCATGCCCGCGCTGTTGGAGATGGACGGCTGCGTCGGCATCTCGCTGTTGGTCGATCGCGAATCCGGCCGGTGCATCGCCACCACCGCGTGGGAGACCGAAGAGGCGATGCATGCCAGCGCCGAGCGGGCCGCACCGCTTCGGGCACGGGCGGCCGAAACATTCGGGGGCAGCGCGACCGTCGAAGAGTGGGAGATCGCCGTCCTGCACCGCGACCACCGCACCCACGAGGGAGCCTGCGTCCGGGCGACCTGGGCACAGCTGGATCCCGGCCAGATCGACGGAGGCATCGAGCACTACAAGTCGTCCGTGTTGCCCGCCATGGAGGATCTCGACGGGTTCTGCAGCGCCAGTCTGATGGTCGACCGCGCGTCCGGGCGGGGCGTGTCGTCGGCGTCGTTCGACAGCCGCGAAGCAATGGAACGGAGCAAGGACCAGGCCGGTGCGCTGAAGACTTCGGCGATCCGGGAAGTCGGCGCCGAGGAACTCAACGAATGCGAGTTCGAGTTGGCCCTCGCCCACCTGCGGGTGCCCGAGTTGACGTGA
- a CDS encoding MFS transporter, with amino-acid sequence MTALNDAERQGLAARLPSWFPSWGFLSAVTAIGGMQLLATMDSTVAIVALPRIQDELGLSDAGRSWVITAYVLTFGGLMLLGGRLGDTIGRKRTFIVGVALFTIASILCGIAWNEATLVIARLLQGVGAAIASPTGLALVATTFPKGPARNAATAVFGAMTAIGSVMGLVVGGALTEVSWRWAFLVNVPIGLVMLYLARTALRETNRERMKLDAAGALLATLACTAAVFAFTQGPESGWLAPVTLGSGAAAAVFGIAFLIAERSAENPVVPFDLFHERNRVATFAAIFLAGGVLFTLTVLIGLYVQDILGYSALHAGIGFIPFVIGMGIGLGVSSQIVRFFQPRLVVIAGGVLVLGAMLYGSTLHAGIPYFPNLVVPITIGGIGIGMIVVPLTLAAIAGVGFDRIGPASAIALMLQNLGGPLVLSIIQAVITSRTLYLGGITGPVKDMNGPQLAALDAGYTYGLLWVAAVAVLVGGAALFIGYTSEQVAHAQEVKDAIDAGEIEVD; translated from the coding sequence ATGACGGCACTCAATGACGCCGAGCGCCAGGGCCTTGCGGCCCGCCTCCCGTCCTGGTTCCCGTCCTGGGGCTTCCTTTCAGCGGTGACTGCGATCGGCGGCATGCAGCTGCTGGCCACGATGGACAGCACGGTCGCGATCGTCGCGCTGCCCAGGATCCAGGACGAGCTCGGTCTGTCCGACGCGGGGCGTAGCTGGGTCATCACCGCCTACGTGCTGACCTTCGGCGGCTTGATGCTGCTCGGCGGACGGCTCGGCGACACCATCGGCCGCAAACGCACCTTCATCGTCGGTGTCGCGTTGTTCACCATCGCCTCGATCCTGTGCGGCATCGCCTGGAATGAAGCGACGCTGGTGATCGCCCGGCTGCTGCAGGGTGTCGGCGCGGCCATCGCGTCGCCCACCGGTCTTGCGCTCGTCGCCACCACGTTCCCGAAGGGGCCGGCCCGGAACGCCGCCACCGCGGTGTTCGGTGCGATGACGGCCATCGGCTCGGTGATGGGTCTGGTGGTCGGCGGTGCGCTGACCGAGGTGTCGTGGCGGTGGGCCTTCCTGGTCAACGTGCCGATCGGCCTGGTGATGCTCTACCTCGCGCGCACCGCGCTGCGCGAGACCAACCGCGAGCGGATGAAGCTCGACGCCGCAGGCGCGCTGCTGGCGACCCTGGCGTGCACCGCCGCGGTGTTCGCCTTCACCCAGGGGCCCGAAAGCGGCTGGCTCGCGCCGGTCACGCTGGGCTCCGGGGCGGCCGCCGCGGTCTTCGGTATCGCGTTCCTGATCGCCGAACGGAGCGCCGAGAATCCGGTGGTGCCGTTCGACCTGTTCCACGAGCGCAATAGGGTGGCCACGTTCGCGGCGATCTTCCTGGCCGGTGGTGTGCTGTTCACCCTGACCGTGCTGATCGGCCTCTACGTGCAGGACATCCTCGGGTACAGCGCCCTGCACGCCGGCATCGGCTTCATCCCGTTCGTGATCGGCATGGGTATCGGCCTGGGCGTGTCGTCGCAGATCGTGCGGTTCTTCCAGCCGCGGCTGGTGGTCATCGCCGGCGGCGTCCTGGTGCTCGGGGCGATGCTCTACGGCTCCACCCTGCACGCGGGTATCCCGTACTTCCCGAACCTGGTCGTGCCGATCACCATCGGTGGCATCGGCATCGGCATGATCGTGGTACCGCTGACCCTGGCGGCCATCGCCGGCGTCGGCTTCGACCGCATCGGCCCGGCATCGGCCATCGCGCTCATGCTGCAGAACCTCGGTGGGCCGCTGGTGCTGTCGATCATCCAGGCCGTCATCACCTCGCGCACTCTCTATCTGGGCGGTATCACCGGCCCGGTCAAGGACATGAACGGCCCACAGTTGGCCGCGTTGGACGCGGGCTACACGTACGGCCTGCTGTGGGTGGCCGCGGTCGCCGTCCTGGTCGGCGGCGCGGCGTTGTTCATCGGCTACACCTCCGAACAGGTGGCGCATGCCCAGGAGGTCAAGGACGCGATCGATGCCGGGGAGATCGAGGTCGACTGA
- a CDS encoding YlxR family protein, translated as MTDGNGTYSVTVDAAASLPGRGAWLHPDQQCAQLAVRRRAFGRALRLTGSPDTSAVIEYVEGIRTPDHPGQENR; from the coding sequence GTGACCGACGGGAACGGGACGTATTCCGTAACCGTTGACGCTGCGGCAAGCCTGCCTGGGCGTGGTGCATGGTTGCATCCCGACCAGCAGTGCGCGCAGTTGGCAGTACGGCGACGAGCCTTCGGTCGAGCGTTGCGACTCACCGGTTCACCGGATACATCCGCGGTGATCGAGTACGTCGAAGGAATTCGGACACCCGACCACCCCGGTCAAGAGAACAGGTAG
- the rbfA gene encoding 30S ribosome-binding factor RbfA, which produces MADPARAKRLAKRISTIVASAIEYEIKDPRLAGVTITDAKVSGDLHDATLYYTVMGSSLDEEPDYDGAAAALEKAKGVLRTKVGAGTGVRFTPTLAFVRDTVPDAAHRMEELLARARAADEDLARVRQGATHAGDADPYRVSGAENTDGLADGADTEDAGDRDRTDD; this is translated from the coding sequence ATGGCTGATCCCGCACGGGCCAAGCGGCTCGCCAAACGGATCTCCACCATCGTCGCCTCGGCGATCGAGTACGAGATCAAGGATCCCCGCCTGGCGGGGGTCACCATCACCGATGCGAAGGTGTCGGGCGATCTGCACGACGCCACGCTGTATTACACGGTGATGGGGTCGTCGCTCGACGAAGAACCGGACTATGACGGTGCGGCGGCGGCGCTGGAGAAGGCCAAGGGCGTATTGCGGACCAAGGTGGGCGCCGGGACCGGAGTGAGGTTCACCCCGACCCTGGCGTTCGTCCGCGACACCGTGCCTGATGCGGCGCACCGGATGGAGGAGCTGCTGGCCCGGGCGCGGGCCGCCGATGAGGATCTGGCGAGGGTTCGGCAGGGTGCCACGCACGCCGGAGACGCGGACCCGTACCGTGTGAGCGGGGCGGAGAACACTGATGGGCTTGCCGACGGGGCAGACACAGAGGATGCCGGTGACCGCGATCGAACGGATGACTGA
- a CDS encoding ferritin-like domain-containing protein has protein sequence MTSPGAGSTTSPARPTTAADAALFDAVAVEHGAIYGYGLVSAHSTVEENALVATAMAEHRTRREDAMAMLDSRSVTPPLPAAGYQLPAPVTDPADAANLAIRMEEDTAVAWRAVLEQATSAEDRAFAVTALTQTAVTAAKWRAIVDTWPVTVAFPGGGE, from the coding sequence GTGACCTCACCGGGAGCAGGCTCGACCACCTCACCGGCCCGGCCCACCACGGCCGCCGACGCCGCACTGTTCGACGCCGTCGCCGTCGAGCACGGCGCCATCTACGGGTACGGGCTCGTGTCGGCCCACTCGACCGTCGAGGAGAACGCCCTGGTGGCCACCGCGATGGCCGAGCACCGGACGCGTCGCGAGGACGCCATGGCCATGCTCGACTCCCGCTCGGTCACCCCGCCGTTGCCGGCAGCCGGTTATCAACTGCCTGCGCCCGTGACCGACCCGGCCGACGCCGCCAATCTCGCGATCCGTATGGAGGAGGACACCGCGGTGGCCTGGCGTGCGGTGCTCGAACAGGCCACCAGCGCCGAGGACCGCGCCTTCGCGGTGACCGCGCTGACCCAGACCGCCGTCACCGCGGCCAAGTGGCGCGCCATCGTCGACACCTGGCCGGTAACCGTCGCCTTCCCCGGCGGGGGCGAATAG